A genome region from Candidatus Polarisedimenticolia bacterium includes the following:
- a CDS encoding DUF2585 family protein, with protein sequence MSPSESSQRSVIEFMERHRWVAMASIAVLALTALIEDWLGRSPLGPDGRFGWWDGDIWSSENSQRVADAYSFSHIEHGILFFALLWLVARRLPLSVRFLIAMLLETGWEVLENSPIIINRYREATIALGYVGDSVLNSCCDVMMMALGFVFASRVPVWVSVGAALAMEAFCLLWVRDNLLLNVIMLLYPIGALKAWQSAGHALH encoded by the coding sequence ATGAGCCCATCCGAGAGCTCCCAGCGCTCCGTCATCGAATTCATGGAAAGGCACCGGTGGGTCGCCATGGCGTCCATCGCGGTGCTGGCGCTGACCGCGCTCATCGAAGACTGGCTGGGGCGCTCGCCGCTCGGGCCCGATGGGAGATTCGGCTGGTGGGATGGGGACATCTGGAGCAGCGAGAACTCGCAGCGCGTCGCCGATGCCTACTCGTTCTCGCACATCGAGCACGGAATCCTCTTCTTCGCGCTGCTGTGGCTGGTGGCCCGGCGGCTGCCGCTCTCCGTCCGCTTCCTGATCGCCATGCTGCTGGAGACGGGATGGGAGGTGCTGGAGAATTCGCCAATCATCATCAACCGATACCGTGAGGCGACCATCGCGCTGGGCTACGTCGGCGATAGCGTGCTCAATTCCTGCTGCGATGTGATGATGATGGCGCTTGGCTTCGTCTTCGCCAGCCGCGTGCCTGTATGGGTGAGCGTGGGGGCGGCCCTTGCCATGGAGGCTTTCTGCCTGCTCTGGGTGCGCGACAACCTACTGCTCAACGTCATCATGCTGCTTTATCCAATCGGGGCGCTGAAGGCCTGGCAGTCGGCCGGCCACGCGCTTCATTGA